One stretch of Streptomyces hygroscopicus DNA includes these proteins:
- a CDS encoding molybdopterin biosynthesis protein MoeA, which produces MSSTAERAADHGPDQDRVWTVAEHLDDILGQVHPLEPIELQLLEAQGCVLVEDVTVPGALPPFDNSSMDGYAVRTADVAAATEDHPAVLTVVGDIAAGSGDLPAVGPGEAARIMTGAPTPPGGQAVVPVEWTDGGLDSGPVTHMPARGSDPHGGSGRVRVFRPVREGQHVRTRGSDADAGELALRAGTLLGAPQIGLLAALGRATVKVRPRPRVVVISTGSELVQPGEEVGPGRIHDSNSFQLTAAAREAGAIAYRVGAVADDAATLRAAVEDQLVRADVVVTSGGVSVGAYDVVKEAMHEVHFRKLAMQPGKPQGFGRVGPEDTPLIALPGNPVSSYVSFELFVRPVIRTMLGGTDIHRTIERAVCPEGVASSPKDRRQFLRGWYEPATIDGPATVSPVGGAGSHLIKAMAHANALIVVPEDVTKVAPGAEVDVVLLA; this is translated from the coding sequence TTGAGCAGCACCGCAGAACGGGCCGCCGATCACGGCCCGGACCAGGACCGGGTCTGGACGGTGGCCGAGCACCTCGACGACATCCTCGGGCAGGTCCACCCGCTGGAGCCCATCGAGCTGCAGTTGCTCGAAGCCCAGGGCTGTGTCCTGGTGGAGGACGTCACCGTCCCCGGCGCGCTTCCGCCGTTCGACAACAGCTCCATGGACGGCTATGCCGTCCGTACGGCTGATGTCGCGGCCGCGACCGAGGACCATCCCGCGGTGCTGACCGTCGTCGGCGACATCGCGGCGGGCAGCGGTGACCTGCCCGCCGTGGGCCCCGGCGAGGCGGCCCGGATCATGACCGGCGCCCCGACCCCGCCCGGCGGCCAGGCCGTCGTCCCCGTCGAGTGGACCGACGGCGGCCTCGACAGCGGGCCGGTCACCCATATGCCCGCACGAGGCTCGGACCCCCACGGCGGAAGCGGCAGGGTGCGCGTCTTCCGCCCGGTGCGGGAGGGCCAGCACGTGCGCACCCGGGGCAGCGACGCGGACGCGGGCGAGCTCGCGCTGCGCGCCGGCACGCTCCTGGGCGCCCCGCAGATCGGGCTGCTGGCCGCGCTCGGCCGCGCCACCGTGAAGGTGCGGCCCCGGCCGCGGGTGGTCGTGATCTCCACCGGCAGCGAGCTGGTCCAGCCCGGTGAGGAGGTGGGCCCCGGCCGGATCCACGACTCCAACAGCTTCCAGCTCACCGCCGCCGCCCGGGAGGCCGGCGCGATCGCCTACCGGGTGGGCGCGGTGGCCGACGACGCGGCGACGCTGCGCGCCGCCGTCGAGGACCAGCTGGTCCGCGCCGATGTCGTCGTCACCAGCGGCGGGGTCAGCGTCGGCGCGTACGACGTGGTCAAGGAGGCGATGCACGAGGTGCACTTCCGCAAGCTGGCCATGCAGCCCGGCAAGCCCCAGGGCTTCGGCCGCGTCGGCCCGGAGGACACCCCGCTGATCGCCCTGCCCGGCAACCCGGTGAGCTCGTACGTCTCCTTCGAGCTCTTCGTGCGCCCCGTCATCCGCACCATGCTGGGCGGCACCGACATCCACCGCACCATCGAGCGGGCGGTCTGCCCCGAGGGCGTCGCCTCCTCGCCCAAGGACAGACGCCAGTTCCTGCGCGGCTGGTACGAGCCGGCCACGATCGACGGCCCGGCCACCGTCAGCCCGGTGGGCGGCGCGGGATCGCACCTGATCAAGGCCATGGCACACGCCAACGCGCTGATCGTCGTCCCCGAGGACGTCACCAAGGTCGCCCCCGGCGCCGAGGTGGACGTCGTCCTGCTGGCCTAG
- a CDS encoding molybdenum cofactor synthesis protein, which translates to MSGSAAPHRHALVVTASNRAAAGVYADTGGPLIAEGLAALGFAVDGPRVVPDGDPVEAALRDAVAASYDVVVTTGGTGLTPTDRTPEATRAVLDYEIPGIAEAIRAEGLAKVPTAALSRGLAGVAGTTLVVNLPGSTGGVRDGLKVLGRLLAHAVDQIHGGDHRRPADPAAPADSAGPDGSAR; encoded by the coding sequence ATGAGCGGCTCAGCGGCGCCACACCGCCACGCCCTGGTCGTCACCGCCTCCAACCGCGCGGCCGCCGGGGTCTACGCCGACACCGGGGGCCCGCTGATCGCCGAGGGGCTGGCCGCCCTCGGCTTCGCCGTGGACGGCCCGCGCGTGGTGCCCGACGGCGATCCGGTGGAAGCCGCCCTGCGGGACGCCGTGGCCGCCTCGTACGACGTCGTGGTGACCACCGGCGGCACCGGTCTCACCCCCACCGACCGCACCCCGGAGGCCACCCGCGCCGTCCTGGACTACGAGATCCCCGGCATCGCGGAGGCCATCCGCGCCGAGGGACTCGCCAAGGTGCCCACCGCCGCGCTCTCCCGGGGGCTCGCCGGGGTCGCCGGCACCACCCTGGTCGTCAATCTGCCCGGCTCCACCGGAGGCGTGCGTGACGGCCTCAAGGTGCTCGGCCGCCTCCTGGCCCACGCGGTCGACCAGATCCACGGCGGGGACCACCGCAGACCCGCCGACCCCGCTGCCCCCGCCGATTCCGCGGGGCCGGACGGGAGCGCGCGCTGA
- a CDS encoding molybdenum cofactor biosynthesis protein MoaC, translating into MSSAQDHLTHLDPSGAARMVDVSAKDVTARTARASGRVRVAPRVVELLRGEGLPKGDALATARIAGIMGAKRTPDLIPLCHPLAVSGVTVDLAVADDAVEITATVKTTDRTGVEMEALTAVSVAALTVIDMVKAVDKGAVITDVRVEEKTGGKSGDWSRT; encoded by the coding sequence ATGAGCAGCGCCCAGGACCATCTCACCCACCTCGACCCGTCGGGCGCCGCCCGCATGGTCGACGTCTCGGCCAAGGACGTCACCGCGCGCACCGCCCGGGCGAGCGGCCGCGTACGCGTCGCGCCGCGCGTCGTGGAACTGCTGCGCGGCGAGGGCCTCCCCAAGGGCGACGCCCTCGCCACCGCCCGGATCGCGGGCATCATGGGCGCCAAGCGGACCCCGGACCTGATCCCGCTGTGTCATCCGCTCGCGGTGTCGGGCGTCACGGTGGACCTCGCTGTCGCCGACGACGCCGTCGAGATCACCGCCACCGTGAAGACCACGGACCGCACGGGCGTGGAGATGGAGGCCCTTACGGCGGTCTCGGTCGCCGCCCTGACGGTGATCGACATGGTCAAGGCCGTCGACAAGGGAGCCGTCATCACCGACGTCCGGGTGGAGGAGAAGACGGGCGGTAAGTCCGGCGACTGGAGCCGGACATGA